The segment agaaacacacagactttttaccttccagacttgcaggaggattccgatccaatggttaccaagccccaagataagcaaatcaagtcagtattaggttggaggtcagctttggttccttcaaacaatttcagcaagtgcaaacatagttgacaggttgatccactttagtatctctagtacttctgcaATCAGTAAgtctaagactggtctaaagagtggttagatgacaagtagtaaatcgattaagattatatccctttcttgaatcaataaaaacttttttgaaaacatttaaataagacaaataaagtaaataaccattagtaatccccccagacttaaattacactgtcccagtgtaacacagtcggTGGTAAGGTGAAAATCATAAAGCAATATCACAAAATTAACAAGTAAGAACGATATACCAACTCGCTGATGTCTGTGttgatcgacacaatgaagtatCAATCGATCGTTGAAGATGAAGCGCTGTCGAACGATATCGACATGGTCTCATCGGTCGATGGTTAGAGAGATCGTATGACACAATGAAGAAACAATCGATCGTTTGATATGAAGTGCTGGCGATCGATATCGAGCTGGTCTCATCGGGCGATGTGCTGGGCAATCGTTTACTTGGatctgtttttaaattttttttttttctattttaaactaaaacacaATATTAGTAGAACTCCCCCAGAATTAAATAACACTATAATGGTGTTATCAAGTCGGAGATTGGTGAGAAATAAACCATGAGTactcaatttaacaagttagaacgaaatACCTGACCGGAATAGATGTAGATCGATGTAAATGTGTTGTCATCGTTCGTGACAGATttggttatgtcgatcgatatcgacttcttctcgtcggtcgatattatggcaatcgtttactcgggtccctattctaaatagctaatctaaattataatattagtacgaCCTCTCTTGGACTTAAACAACATTGTTACCAGTGTTATACAGTCTAAGATTGGTGgaagaataaatcataaggGCAATGATTAACAAGGAAAAACAGTATATCTCactttgatgtgaatattgaccaacacagttaagtggcgatTGATACTCTTGATGCTCTATCGATCAACACAATTAAGTGGCGATCATTCGATGCTATTAATGCTCTGTCGACCGATGCTGCCCAGTCATAGGTCGATGTTGGTAGAACAAGTTTCTTCCTTGGAACCTTCCTTttgattaactaatatataaaacactaaaacaaacagtaatagataaatataaaaccaaattttttttttttcggataAACAATGACTCTgctacagtgtcgatcgatttgcttgctacagtatcgatcgatttgcttgctatagtatcgatcgatttgCTTGCTACAGTACCGATCGATGTCCTCGCTACAGTGTCGCTCGGCACTGTTGCTACAGTGTCGCTCGGCACTGTTGCTACAGTGTCGGGCGTACtattcatctcttttttttatttttttttatttttttttattttacctgcaataattaaaaacaaaaaccagtagtatatgaaaataaaaccaaatgtaaaacaaacctaacagtgggttacctcccactcagcgcttatttttagtcattagcttgacttttggagGTCTGATTTAATCTGGATGAGGATGTGAACTTGCTCCAAAACAAGTTTCTGTGTCTCTCTTCCTCATTTGGTTGATGCAGTTGATGAAAGCTCTTGCAGACGCTTCCCTTTTGTCTCTCAGTTTTGGATCAGATAGCACTCTAACCTTAGCAAAAGAAGCTGGACCTCCTCTGCGGCGCACTCTACACTCAAGACTTTCCTCCTGACACTGAGAAGGGACCAGTGATTGAGAATATACATCTATattccttttcattttcttcttcctctttctaggtcttcccccagacttagacttTTCAGTCTTGTTCTGTTCTGAAATTTGGATTCTGTCGACCGATTCTAAAGCCTCTGTGTCGGTCGATTCGTGAGGCTCATTGTCGACCGATCTTGAAAGttgaatgtcgatcgatgttgatccTGATTTTGCAAGATCGCGATCTGCATATGTTAGAGGTGCTGGATCTCCAAACATCTTTATGTAGGAAATCAAATcttcacttttcttcttctccacaggaTCATAGAAGACATTTTCATCAACATTAGTTAGGCACATCCTATTCTTCTTAAGATCACAAActgctcccactgtagccatgaAGGCTCTTCCAAAAAGAAGGGAAGATGTCCTGCCTGATTTGAGCTCCacgacatgaaaatccacaggaaTAGTGCATTCTCCTATCTCCACTTTAACATTCCTGATCATGCCTGCTGAGTTTGCTTTGGAGTTATCAACGAAAGCAAAACTATCTTTTGAAGGTTCCGTCTTTAATCCTAATACTTCAGCAGTGTCTATAGCCATGATGCTCACTGAAGATCCAGTATCGCAGAGGGTGTTTGGAAAATCGTGGTTATTTATAGAGCATGGAATCATAAAATTTCCAGGATCTTGTTCCTTCTTTAGAGTCCTTTTAGGCTTACGGCATACCTTGTTGAATAATATCTCCATGTCCTTTTCTGTCTCTCTGCTCTCTCTAAAGAAATTACCAAGTCTGTACTTATAATAGGCTTCCTCAAAAGTCATACCCTTAGGAACTCTCTTCACCCTCTTGTGAAATCCATCAAGTTCAGCTTTGTTAGCTTCTCTCCTCAGGTGTTTGGGAACATAGAGTTTCTTAGCTTTCGACCTCATCCCAATCTGAATCACTTCTTTTGTTGCTTGCCGTTCCATGACAGGTTCATGTCCGTTCatttggtgtcgatcgatatcagGTGGatgtcgtcgatcgacactctcaacgaaagaagTTTCAACTAGAGCCAATTTCTTTTGGTCTGGTGCATCTGCAGGTTGCTGTCTGGTCTTCTCCATTGTCTTTAAATAAACTGACGTCTGAGATGGGTTGTGAGTTGCATTCGAACCGTGGGCATAAGGGTCTGGTAAACACACTAGATTTATAGTGAgccgctgtcgatcgatgctttccCGTGGAGGTCGATCGATACCGTTTTGTTTGTGTTGCTCGACGTCATATGTTTTATCATGGTACGGGATGGGAGTATGTGGGTGTTGAGCAGCGAATTTTGAGTGGCTCTGGATTTGAACAGTACTGCATGACCCTAAaagtggtgtcgatcgatgttcagTTGATGGTGTAGATCGACACAAGTAAGAGCTACCAATGGACATGCAACTTTCGACTAAAAAGGCTTCTTCTTCCAACTTCTCATGTTTGATTACTTCCCCAAAGTAGTTATCCCATCTGGAATCGACCTGCTGCTCTTCCCAGTCGGGATGAATAGTGTCACGATGAatagtatcccgatgaacagtttCTGAGtgaacagtaccgcgatgaacagtgtcgaccgatacgggatgaacagtgtcgatcgatatcggatGAACAATACCTCGAGGAACAGTAATCGGATGAATAGTAACCGGATGAACATTACCCGAGTGAACAGTGTCGTTCCTTTGaagaaaaatttcatttttcacaGTTTTTGCAATCTGAGAAATTTGGGTGCACAACATCTTGAAACGGGTATCGATGATGTCTATCTTTCCATTCACCTCTTTGCAGAGAGAATCCAAATGCAGATTAAGCTCCTCAGTGATCTCCTGCTGTTCTTTCAAGCGCTCCTTTAGCATAAATTCCATCTCTTCTAAATTGTACTGATCATCATCCTAGTATATAGCATGCTCCACAAATGGGACTTCATGTACAGAACCAGTCTCAGCCTCAATGATCTTGTTTTCATCCTTTACAGCTGATTTTATCCTGTGCATATCTAGATTTTTGGCACTGGTGCTGGACGCCAAGCTCTCAATCAGTCTCTGAGCTTCCTCTATGGTCCTTGTTCTAAAGTTCCCCTCGCTTGCAGTGTCCAGCATTACATGATATTGCACATCAATACCATTGCATAACTTCATCAACATCTGAACCTCCGTAAAACCATGATGTGGACAGTCCCTTTGGTAGCTCTTGAACCTCTCCCAAGACCTTCTGAAGCCTTCTGTAGATCCCTGAGAGAATGTCCAAattttatctcttatttcttcaGTCCGTGCTTCATCAAAGAATTTTCTCAGGAATGCATTTTGGATGTCGGtccaggatgtaagagatcctggtggtagctgcttaagccaaagcgaagcttctccaacaagtgagtatttgaagagcttgcaaagcaagtagtcctcagggacttcATCCATACAGATAAGAGaaataagatcctcgaacctttctagatggtccataggatgctcgtgagataatccagagtaaggtatctgtTCCACGAGGGTGTAGTACTTTGGATTCAGCTCGAAATTCTGTGTCTGGATATCTGGTAGACAAATGGCTGATCTGTTGAAATAGTATTCCTCTGGACGGTTGTAGTCAGCCAGTGTCCTTTGTCGAGCATTCTCATCTACAGGTATAGCAGCTCCTGTAGCATCAATATCGGAGTTAGGGATTACAGTCCCCTGAGCATCAAGTCTctgacctgctgcattacgcagatgaccatcctggtcatGCAGGTCCCCATTCTCATCCCTTTGTAGCACAAGTATCTCGCTCATGGTTGCTCGCAGATTGGTATCGACCGATGTTGCAGatgatgtgtcgatcgattctctttcacaagtatcgatcgatgatgtataaggggtatcgatcgatgctgcgcGTTTCTCTTTGCGGATCGAGCGTTCCAAATGTGTTGGGTCTGAGAAGAAAAGCAATTCTCCCTTGCTGCTTCTGGTACTAattggcatgtacctgaaaaacaagaaatttttttcgtaaataacttaaaacagtaaataaaacctAGAATAAACCTATTAATCAAGTCTAATGGCGAATCcttgctccccggcaacggcgccaaatttgatatcactcaaattaccctaacaagtgatcttactctctcaaataagaggttcgattgtagtacttagggatcgaatccacagagagctagggcgcacactaaactatagatattaagattaaactaggcaaacagttataaagcagtaaatatgaatgtaatgaaagcaaagtgaacaaggtagttgttcagAAGGTAACTAAGAGTTGTTTTATGAAAGGAtagtagctagatctagggtttctattcaggttggaattataatgatatagatactaaattatgatattatagaactcaactataagaataacatatcaactctcgttgtataggttatctattactagatccaatgatctcacctgtcgggatgatcaattagaaagtgtcgatcgatgactctataggagtatcgatcgatacacctttcgctccgtcgatcgattcacctgtcgggatatcgatcgacgcgcttctagtaggcttaaagcgcgggttgaatatatgttcgccagggtttctaaaccagctgTCGCagttatctagcaatcctatatcagagaagacaagtcagataagagaccaagctctcgcttgtgcctaatgattctatgatcaagttcaggttaattactcaagaacaagcattaagaacagtctcaatgattaataccacaacttagcagttctatatttggggctaatccctcataacctatctgaaccctaaacctaacaggtggatctactcagacatgatagttgtcacagaaatcatagatgagtagatgaaattgcaatagaatagatataaaaaccaaaggagttacaagaggactctgaaggagttcctctcttctctcctaaactaagaacaatgaaaataagatagcgtagaaagcgtagccgtcaacagtggcttagaaataacataaatagggtttctggtcgtcaagggtattttggtaactttgtggtgactcctgggcttcagtcggtcattaaatatactcagcccacattctgatgtccctgtcgatcgacatgcactctgttgcatcgatcgacatacaatcctcttctcgacagcttcctttcgcgaggcagactgaccactcttcagtaaaacagGCATAACTTctgatctaaccgttggattgatctcaaaccggtggcattggaaagctaactcaaagctctagCTTGTGTCCAAGTATCCTGAGGCTGATCCTTCTCGCGAATTGTTTCCAAATCTTGctgtagaagatcaatccttttgcttaaccattcgacattgttgttgagagggttgtagacgtctccaatccgtgtgttgatgtaagcaatctcccattaatcttttttttaaggtgatgaacattctggttaGGTGTTGGATGTAGTCTGGCCGTTATCGATCGATGGAGTtggtgctgtgtcgatcgatactggtggcgtagcttccttctcaagcatgttTCTAATGCTCTCAATCTCCATCCTTAGCACTGCCATATCAATTTGAAGAGCTTCATAGCTGCGATGCAATAGCTGGTAGgtatcttccaccaatgtgcggaATTCTTCCTccaggtgtgcctgagctccccatacatcagtcaccatatcatctatctcctccttgctgtagggtactggtgctggtctgtatgcatggtaaagGCGTGcatgttctggaaggcgtaagcaactcctctgaaaaagagatgctctctccaggattTTCTTATCTGCTATTTGGTGacagggatgatttcaccatcaactcccctaGCATGTCCAAATTCGTCCCTCTCTTCCCATCTAAATCTTCTGGATCCATTGGTAtcaaaggcacgtcgtccaaactcaatACGTCTGTCGGTTGATCTGGTTGttgtgctgtcgatcgatccagGCAACTCgacgtcgatcgatggtgacgtggtggttgtctgGGACATGAGCTAGGATGTCtagatggccacgttgctgtgtgaataGGTtatctggtccattggcaacttgaaggatgtctgaTATGTCCTCCCTGGATGTGTGTAGAATCCTTCCATCCAtggctcttgcaaagccatctcTATCCCTgtaaataccaaattcatcaggtgttagtgaagcATTCCTGATATCGCTAGAATTATGAAAACGAGATTGAGGTCTGGTGAGAGAATCGATCGATCGTGCAGTGGTGATGGCGATCGATGATGATCGTTTAGGTGCATGGTTGGACCGATTACTCTTGTTGTTGCAGGCCTCCATGGTGTTGTTTCTTGTTGCTGGAGGCTGCAGGGTATGTGTTGTTgaagtttgaattttcgtggttGATGTTGACAACATTATATACCCatctgttgccctaatcggtgaaattccgatcttgtcctttaagtcgtctgacTCAATATCAATCGATGTGATGCTTgtaatgtcgatcgatggacgatgttgTTTTGCTGGATGAGGTAGATAATCGGTCGATGGTGGGCggtggatgtcgatcgatttggagCAGGTTGTTCTTGGGAAACGATTTGCAAATAtatcattctccatgtagtgttccaagctctttcttcccaaAAATCTTCATCACATTCTTCTATGTGGTCTCTACTGTGGGAAtattgatagtgctcaaattacccagtagagcttactctctcaaataagaggtacaactg is part of the Raphanus sativus cultivar WK10039 chromosome 5, ASM80110v3, whole genome shotgun sequence genome and harbors:
- the LOC130494870 gene encoding uncharacterized protein LOC130494870; the encoded protein is MEKTRQQPADAPDQKKLALVETSFVESVDRRHPPDIDRHQMNGHEPVMERQATKEVIQIGMRSKAKKLYVPKHLRREANKAELDGFHKRVKRVPKGMTFEEAYYKYRLGNFFRESRETEKDMEILFNKVCRKPKRTLKKEQDPGNFMIPCSINNHDFPNTLCDTGSSVSIMAIDTAEVLGLKTEPSKDSFAFVDNSKANSAGMIRNVKVEIGECTIPVDFHVVELKSGRTSSLLFGRAFMATVGAVCDLKKNRMCLTNVDENVFYDPVEKKKSEDLISYIKMFGDPAPLTYADRDLAKSGSTSIDIQLSRSVDNEPHESTDTEALESCQEESLECRVRRRGGPASFAKVRVLSDPKLRDKREASARAFINCINQMRKRDTETCFGASSHPHPD